One stretch of Roseimicrobium sp. ORNL1 DNA includes these proteins:
- a CDS encoding autotransporter-associated beta strand repeat-containing protein, which translates to MEKNIISHCGPRTGLSGLASAIVGACALLLASQPAPAATATWNGTTDAAWGTTTNWNTGMVPGTGDTAIFSNAGNGNTVINLGAGITVQSLLFDSTWASSYVIGSGGAGNQTLTLNNGGSITMNANTVNNQLIQAALVLGTDATAQAYTFTNNNTSMLLNFTGPISGGSGGVAGAKTLTLTGAGGGTISGGISNGGAAALAITKAGTGTWVLSGANAHTGATTISAGVLRLANANAVQNSTLTNNAANGVTFAGGVLNYNLGGLAGTGAFALTDVTGANVNLTVGANGANTTYSGVLSGAGNLIKTGSGSLTLTAQNSFTGNIVVNAGTLVANLQRNVANPTTTALGNGQTAGRTITVNNGGTLLMTNGNILGSATSTPQVRIIINEGALVRSAVTTVGGGVSGGDANVLGPITMNGGTLTTGNGFSNLFQGIILSNTVTVRGSVASTINTDVADTVANGVMLNGTITFDVADATANANTDLLVSARLVWVPNSTTGGSLLKTGNGTMQITGANAYTGATTIRGGLLKVGNGTTGSLNGTTGTALNFTGTGAIEFNEAAGSSQGMGALTFTTGEGTVTSTYGGSGNTTLTFASYARSAGATGNFVVSGGVNGTTNKIVLTGVTTGAFMNTGTFFGGSRYAFYDATGFVRDLQYGVDAGADTFVGGATLTGTHVQTTGAITAQATTTFTTLNIHGNHNVTLAGGATLTVSGILKSENVAGGSIISGGTGIQAASGAELVIRTDGVNDALSITTAILNNGTSALTKSGAGTLVLSGTNTYAGATTVNSGVLRATTSASALGAGTLSLAGGELQLANDTALNFGRNTTITGDARLTSDRLTAGAGVTHTLGTLSIGAQRLTIAGGSNVTSGAAGVAVGATTFTAAPVFHIVNPTAGGTTTLSLGAVTNGGFGVTFTGNGNLAQTGIISGAGGVTFGGLSAAGGDPFSGVATFNLINTYTGNTVVNSGTLTLAAGGGSGAIRGALTINSGALVNLSAVDALGFNNDATRVAQVNINGGTLNNTTAGNQGLRTNFSLTGGTMTSTGGGAYNFTNGFGITTIASTVTSTVTANVVARDAGPIVFTSAQGATASGVDLLVSGVLSGSAVTKAGAGTLHLSGNNTFTGLISLNGGILRASTAGINGGDTTNGITFNGGTLQAAAGGIATGKAITLTGAGTFDTNGNASTLSGNITGTGLFTKAGAGALTLSGGANAYSGGLTVAGGSVIVNNANTGVLGSGTVTMGVGTTIDLNGNSQSTGLLRTQDDASAVSITSNNAVGSPTLTLTGTGTETFGGAISNGLASSLSIIKAGTGTQTFSGINTYTGTTQITGGMLRINGRLGNTSVNVGTAGVLGGTGSIAGLVTLAGSGSAINLQDGTVGTLTLSSGLTLTGGNSLFFDLGATGDSIGLTGGPFTFSSGIASVNLLNLAGYGAGTYNLITGATGINLANFQLYSSSLAGFNLALNVTGGNTLTLSVLASTAPPVAYWKGDVDGFWSTNNAGNTNFTSDAAGTTDVGGLLDGTSAVTFSATGAALENNTTLGANIAIRSLTIATTNAVGIGGANSLTLVDPTALTINAGAGALSITAQQVILGSNQTWTNNSSNAATITSAISGARALTLAGTGAFTFSGNNTYSGGTTLSAATTLNINSSGTGASNSALGTGTFTINGGTINNTSGSLVTLGTNNAMAWNADFIFGGANNLNLGTGAVTLGTNRTVTTQGTGTLTVGGVISGAGLGLTKAGTGTLELAGQNTFTGATIVNQGTLRISGVVNAPNTANVGIVTVGSAANLNAILSIEGGTLNASKNTSPSIAVGSVANSRGFVKMTSGAITTGSEFHLGRGAGAFAAMSMSGGTVASASWFVVGFNNDRAILNHSNGDITLAANRMTIGAGGAGSIGVYNASGTATFNATGGNGGMFVGENGLGTLNVSDSANVNLAVNGLIFGQVANSNGTVNLLGGTITTNRVIKGAGTGTFNFNGGTLKANATNATFMTGLTNAFVYSGGAKIDSGGFDITIAQPLQAPTGSGVSSIAVTDGGSGYVDTPVVVLSGGSGSGATAIATVVSGVVTGFVITNPGTGYVVGDVLTVTLHGGGATTAATAGTISLAANTSGGLTKSGAGVLTLSGTNTYTGGTSITGGTLALGHATNTLADTGTVTVNGGALDIGANAETVGGLTLVSGSITGTTGVITASSYSMQSGTVSGILGGSGALTKTTAGSVSVTSANTYTGATTVSAGRLLANNATGSATGTGNVIVESAGRLGGIGRVGVLGGTQSITVNSGGVIEVGNTGDIASETLDLATSGAGTISLLGTLEFDIYDNLGGENPAASNDQLFLFSDTSIVLSGTLKVTDTTTFSATDWAEGDKWRLLDWSGVTAGTKFTGGFTTLDLPTLDSGLSWITSADASGFYIAVAVVPEPDRALLLLGGLTLLVTHRRRRPMSTM; encoded by the coding sequence ATGGAAAAAAACATCATCAGTCACTGTGGCCCGCGAACCGGATTGTCAGGACTCGCCTCTGCCATCGTGGGCGCTTGTGCCCTCCTGCTGGCGTCGCAACCCGCACCTGCGGCTACAGCGACATGGAATGGCACGACAGATGCCGCCTGGGGTACGACGACCAACTGGAACACCGGCATGGTGCCCGGCACCGGTGACACCGCGATCTTCAGCAATGCAGGCAATGGCAATACGGTGATCAACCTCGGGGCGGGAATCACTGTGCAGTCATTGCTCTTTGATAGCACATGGGCGTCATCCTATGTCATCGGTTCAGGCGGCGCAGGAAACCAGACGCTGACGCTGAATAACGGGGGCAGTATCACGATGAACGCCAATACCGTCAACAACCAGTTGATTCAGGCGGCGCTGGTGTTGGGAACAGATGCGACAGCGCAGGCCTACACGTTCACCAACAACAATACGTCGATGCTGTTGAACTTCACCGGGCCCATCAGTGGTGGCAGCGGTGGAGTCGCAGGTGCCAAGACCCTCACGCTCACCGGAGCGGGAGGCGGCACCATCAGTGGTGGTATTTCTAATGGTGGTGCGGCGGCACTGGCCATCACGAAGGCCGGCACGGGCACCTGGGTGCTCTCCGGTGCCAATGCTCATACCGGAGCCACGACCATTTCCGCAGGTGTATTGAGACTTGCGAATGCCAATGCTGTGCAGAACAGCACTCTGACAAACAATGCAGCCAACGGTGTGACCTTTGCCGGCGGCGTGCTGAACTACAACCTTGGTGGATTGGCGGGAACAGGCGCGTTTGCGCTCACTGATGTCACTGGCGCAAACGTCAATCTCACGGTGGGTGCCAATGGAGCAAACACCACCTACAGTGGTGTGCTGAGTGGCGCGGGTAACCTGATCAAGACCGGCTCTGGCAGCCTCACGCTCACCGCCCAGAATTCGTTCACGGGGAATATTGTGGTGAACGCTGGAACATTGGTCGCTAACCTTCAAAGAAATGTCGCCAACCCCACGACAACTGCCTTGGGTAACGGCCAGACGGCAGGCAGGACTATCACCGTGAACAATGGCGGCACGCTGCTCATGACCAACGGAAACATCTTGGGGAGTGCTACCTCGACCCCGCAGGTGCGTATCATCATCAATGAAGGCGCGCTCGTTCGCTCGGCGGTGACGACGGTGGGAGGTGGAGTGAGTGGCGGTGATGCCAACGTCCTGGGTCCCATCACCATGAACGGCGGCACACTGACCACCGGAAATGGATTCAGCAATCTCTTCCAGGGGATCATCCTTTCGAACACGGTGACGGTCCGCGGAAGCGTCGCTTCGACCATCAATACCGATGTGGCGGACACCGTGGCGAACGGGGTAATGCTCAATGGAACCATCACGTTCGATGTCGCGGACGCCACAGCCAATGCGAATACGGATCTCCTGGTTTCCGCCAGGTTGGTGTGGGTTCCGAATAGCACCACCGGAGGTTCCCTGCTCAAGACCGGAAACGGAACGATGCAGATTACCGGGGCGAATGCCTACACCGGCGCGACCACCATCCGTGGCGGTCTTCTGAAGGTAGGCAACGGAACGACGGGTTCCCTCAATGGCACCACGGGCACCGCGCTCAATTTCACCGGCACCGGTGCCATTGAATTCAACGAAGCCGCTGGCAGCAGCCAGGGAATGGGCGCGCTGACCTTCACCACGGGCGAAGGCACGGTGACCTCCACCTATGGTGGCAGTGGGAACACCACGCTGACATTTGCGTCTTACGCGCGTTCCGCAGGGGCCACCGGCAACTTTGTAGTGTCGGGCGGTGTCAATGGCACCACCAACAAAATTGTCCTCACGGGTGTCACCACGGGCGCCTTCATGAACACCGGCACCTTCTTCGGTGGCAGCCGGTATGCGTTCTATGATGCGACGGGATTTGTGCGCGATCTTCAGTACGGAGTGGATGCCGGTGCGGATACTTTCGTGGGAGGGGCGACGCTGACAGGCACTCATGTGCAGACCACCGGCGCCATCACCGCGCAGGCTACCACCACCTTCACCACGCTGAACATCCATGGTAATCACAACGTCACGCTGGCAGGCGGAGCCACGCTCACGGTGAGCGGCATTTTGAAGTCGGAGAATGTCGCTGGTGGTTCCATCATCAGTGGAGGCACGGGAATCCAGGCCGCGAGTGGAGCTGAGTTGGTGATCCGCACGGATGGGGTGAACGATGCACTGTCGATCACCACGGCGATCCTCAACAATGGCACCAGCGCTCTCACCAAGAGCGGCGCAGGCACGCTTGTCTTGTCGGGCACGAATACCTATGCCGGCGCGACGACGGTGAATTCCGGTGTGCTCCGGGCCACTACGAGCGCGTCTGCGCTAGGCGCAGGCACGCTGTCCCTGGCTGGCGGCGAGCTGCAGCTCGCCAATGACACCGCATTAAACTTTGGCCGCAACACCACCATCACGGGTGATGCGCGCCTTACCTCTGATCGTCTGACCGCGGGTGCGGGTGTAACACACACCTTGGGCACACTTTCCATAGGTGCCCAACGTTTGACGATTGCTGGTGGCAGCAATGTCACCAGTGGAGCGGCGGGCGTAGCTGTAGGAGCGACTACGTTCACCGCCGCTCCCGTTTTTCATATTGTGAATCCTACCGCCGGTGGCACGACCACGCTTTCGCTCGGTGCGGTAACGAACGGAGGCTTTGGCGTCACTTTCACGGGGAACGGAAACCTGGCCCAGACAGGGATCATCAGCGGGGCGGGTGGCGTGACGTTCGGCGGGTTGAGCGCCGCAGGCGGAGATCCTTTCAGCGGTGTCGCCACCTTCAATCTTATCAACACCTACACTGGCAACACGGTGGTGAACTCCGGGACCCTGACGCTTGCGGCAGGTGGTGGCTCCGGGGCTATTCGTGGAGCGCTGACGATTAACAGCGGAGCCCTGGTAAACCTTTCAGCCGTCGATGCCCTGGGTTTCAACAATGACGCCACGCGTGTAGCCCAGGTGAATATCAATGGTGGCACGCTGAACAACACCACGGCAGGCAATCAGGGCCTCCGGACCAACTTTTCCCTGACCGGGGGCACGATGACTTCGACCGGGGGTGGCGCTTACAACTTCACCAACGGCTTTGGCATCACCACCATCGCCAGCACGGTGACGTCCACCGTCACCGCGAATGTGGTGGCTCGCGATGCGGGCCCCATCGTCTTCACCAGTGCGCAGGGTGCGACTGCGAGCGGGGTGGATTTGTTGGTGTCCGGGGTATTGAGCGGTTCTGCCGTGACCAAAGCCGGCGCGGGGACACTGCATCTCAGCGGCAACAATACCTTTACTGGACTCATCTCTCTGAATGGAGGCATCCTGCGCGCCTCGACCGCTGGCATCAATGGCGGCGACACGACCAACGGCATCACGTTCAATGGTGGGACGTTGCAGGCGGCTGCAGGTGGTATTGCCACCGGCAAGGCCATCACGCTCACGGGCGCGGGCACCTTCGATACGAACGGCAATGCCTCGACCCTCTCGGGAAACATCACCGGCACCGGTCTCTTCACGAAGGCAGGAGCGGGAGCGCTCACCTTGAGCGGCGGCGCCAACGCCTACAGTGGCGGTCTAACCGTCGCTGGAGGCAGCGTCATCGTGAACAACGCGAACACCGGTGTGCTTGGCTCCGGCACCGTGACCATGGGCGTAGGCACCACGATTGACCTGAATGGAAACAGTCAGAGTACCGGCTTGCTCCGTACGCAGGACGATGCGTCCGCTGTGAGCATCACCTCCAACAACGCGGTGGGATCCCCAACACTGACACTTACGGGGACCGGCACAGAGACCTTTGGTGGTGCCATCAGCAATGGGCTGGCATCTTCGCTGAGCATCATCAAGGCCGGAACCGGCACGCAGACGTTCTCTGGTATCAACACCTACACGGGCACCACGCAGATCACGGGCGGCATGCTCCGCATCAATGGGCGGCTTGGAAATACAAGTGTCAACGTGGGCACTGCGGGAGTGCTTGGCGGCACCGGTTCCATCGCCGGTCTGGTCACCCTCGCGGGGTCAGGCTCTGCCATCAACCTGCAAGACGGCACCGTGGGCACGCTGACTCTCTCCAGCGGGCTGACACTCACCGGGGGCAATTCACTTTTCTTTGATCTCGGCGCTACTGGCGACTCGATTGGGCTCACGGGCGGCCCATTCACGTTCAGCAGTGGCATTGCTTCCGTCAATTTGCTGAACTTGGCCGGCTACGGCGCAGGCACTTACAATCTGATCACAGGCGCAACGGGCATCAATCTCGCCAATTTCCAGCTCTACAGTTCTTCGCTGGCTGGCTTCAATCTTGCCTTGAACGTCACCGGCGGCAATACGCTGACACTCTCCGTCTTGGCCAGTACGGCTCCGCCTGTCGCTTACTGGAAGGGAGACGTGGACGGTTTCTGGAGTACCAACAATGCCGGCAACACCAACTTCACCAGTGATGCCGCCGGAACCACCGATGTGGGTGGATTGCTTGATGGTACTTCGGCAGTGACCTTCTCCGCCACAGGTGCGGCTCTGGAAAACAATACCACCCTGGGCGCCAATATCGCCATCAGGTCATTGACGATTGCCACGACCAACGCCGTGGGCATTGGCGGTGCGAACTCCCTCACGCTGGTGGATCCCACTGCGCTGACAATTAATGCAGGAGCCGGAGCTCTTTCCATCACCGCGCAGCAAGTCATTCTGGGCTCCAATCAGACGTGGACGAACAACTCCAGCAACGCCGCCACCATCACCTCCGCCATCAGTGGGGCTCGCGCACTGACTCTGGCGGGCACGGGGGCATTCACCTTCTCGGGCAACAACACCTACTCGGGCGGCACCACGCTCTCCGCAGCCACGACCCTGAACATCAACAGCAGTGGCACAGGTGCGAGCAACTCTGCTCTCGGCACGGGAACCTTCACGATCAATGGCGGCACCATCAACAACACCAGCGGCTCGCTCGTCACCCTGGGGACCAACAACGCGATGGCCTGGAATGCTGACTTCATCTTCGGCGGAGCCAACAACTTGAATCTCGGTACGGGTGCCGTGACTCTTGGCACGAACCGCACGGTGACCACTCAAGGAACAGGCACCCTGACCGTCGGCGGTGTCATTAGTGGCGCCGGCTTGGGATTGACCAAGGCGGGTACAGGAACGCTGGAACTTGCCGGGCAGAACACCTTCACCGGGGCCACCATCGTCAATCAAGGTACGCTCAGAATCAGCGGAGTGGTCAATGCGCCCAATACCGCCAACGTTGGGATCGTCACGGTGGGAAGCGCTGCAAATCTCAATGCCATACTCTCCATCGAAGGCGGCACGTTGAACGCTTCCAAGAACACCAGCCCCAGCATCGCCGTGGGCTCGGTGGCAAACAGCCGGGGTTTTGTGAAGATGACCTCCGGCGCCATTACTACGGGAAGTGAGTTTCATCTCGGGCGCGGCGCGGGCGCCTTTGCCGCCATGTCTATGAGTGGTGGCACGGTCGCGAGCGCGAGCTGGTTTGTGGTTGGGTTCAACAATGACCGCGCCATCTTGAATCACAGCAACGGCGACATCACGCTCGCAGCAAACCGCATGACCATCGGAGCCGGCGGCGCGGGATCCATCGGGGTGTACAATGCCAGTGGCACAGCGACCTTCAACGCGACGGGTGGCAATGGTGGCATGTTCGTAGGTGAGAACGGCCTTGGGACCCTGAACGTCTCCGATTCCGCAAACGTCAACCTGGCGGTCAACGGACTGATCTTCGGACAGGTGGCCAACAGCAACGGCACGGTCAACCTTCTGGGCGGCACCATCACCACCAACCGCGTGATTAAGGGAGCAGGCACAGGCACGTTCAATTTCAACGGCGGCACCCTGAAGGCCAACGCGACCAACGCCACCTTCATGACCGGCCTCACCAATGCTTTCGTTTACAGCGGCGGCGCGAAAATCGATTCGGGTGGTTTTGATATCACCATCGCGCAGCCGCTGCAGGCGCCCACTGGCAGCGGCGTGAGTTCCATCGCCGTGACCGATGGCGGCTCCGGATATGTCGATACGCCCGTGGTGGTCCTCAGTGGTGGTTCCGGCAGCGGAGCCACGGCGATTGCGACGGTCGTCAGCGGGGTCGTCACCGGCTTTGTGATCACCAATCCGGGCACGGGTTATGTGGTTGGTGATGTGCTCACCGTCACACTTCATGGCGGTGGCGCTACCACCGCCGCGACGGCCGGCACCATCAGTCTGGCAGCCAATACCAGTGGCGGACTCACCAAGAGTGGAGCGGGAGTGCTCACCCTTTCGGGCACGAACACCTACACCGGGGGCACGTCCATCACCGGAGGCACACTTGCCTTGGGACATGCCACGAACACCCTGGCTGATACAGGCACTGTGACCGTGAATGGCGGTGCGCTCGACATCGGTGCCAATGCCGAAACGGTGGGTGGCCTCACGCTCGTCAGCGGCTCCATCACCGGCACTACCGGTGTGATCACGGCCTCTTCCTATTCGATGCAAAGCGGCACGGTCAGCGGCATCCTCGGTGGCAGCGGTGCTTTGACGAAAACCACCGCCGGCTCTGTTTCCGTTACCAGTGCTAATACCTATACCGGCGCCACCACGGTAAGCGCAGGCCGTCTGCTGGCCAACAATGCCACCGGTTCTGCAACGGGTACGGGAAATGTCATTGTGGAATCCGCGGGCAGATTGGGTGGCATCGGCAGAGTGGGAGTCCTCGGGGGAACGCAGAGTATCACCGTGAACAGCGGCGGCGTGATCGAGGTGGGCAACACCGGTGACATCGCCAGCGAGACCCTGGACCTGGCCACCAGCGGGGCGGGCACCATCTCACTCCTGGGCACGCTGGAGTTCGATATCTATGACAATCTCGGTGGCGAGAATCCCGCGGCATCGAATGATCAGCTTTTCCTCTTTAGCGATACCAGTATCGTCCTCAGCGGCACGCTGAAGGTCACGGATACCACCACCTTCTCCGCCACGGATTGGGCGGAAGGGGACAAGTGGCGGTTGCTCGACTGGTCTGGTGTCACCGCGGGCACGAAGTTTACGGGCGGCTTCACCACGCTGGACCTTCCTACGCTGGATTCGGGACTCAGTTGGATCACTTCCGCGGACGCCAGTGGGTTCTACATCGCGGTGGCGGTCGTGCCTGAGCCTGACCGGGCTCTCCTCCTGCTGGGCGGCCTTACGTTGCTTGTCACGCATCGCCGCCGCCGCCCTATGAGTACTATGTAA
- a CDS encoding AraC family transcriptional regulator: MTRLEGLAGSRIQRASDTPRLTISVSGVEAEPSSTEGKQPIKEPREFQKAFFKRMGLMQQFRMLFEHLPDTDFFAKDTEGRFVAIGEGMLRRIGATREEELLGVSDSTIHPPFVARAIRQDDLHVMQTRQPVIDRVEALYARTRAKDWFVTTKLPILDAHGEVIGVMGFVRPYHGGSGGGEDDEQLQKVVDHIHLHFRERLAVADLAQIAHLSERQLNRRFQKTYRMSTQEFIVRTRIQAASDELLATESSIAEVALNHGFYDQSAFTRQFRQHTGETPRTFRSRRRKTQSKLRTV; this comes from the coding sequence TTGACCCGCCTCGAGGGTCTGGCAGGATCACGGATCCAGCGGGCCTCCGACACGCCACGCCTCACCATCTCCGTTTCAGGTGTGGAGGCTGAGCCGTCTTCCACGGAGGGGAAACAGCCCATCAAGGAGCCACGCGAATTTCAAAAAGCATTCTTCAAGCGCATGGGACTGATGCAGCAGTTCCGCATGCTGTTCGAGCATCTGCCGGACACGGATTTCTTTGCCAAGGACACGGAAGGACGGTTCGTCGCCATCGGCGAGGGTATGCTTCGCCGCATCGGAGCCACGCGAGAGGAGGAGTTGCTTGGGGTGAGTGACTCGACGATCCATCCGCCGTTTGTCGCGCGGGCCATCCGGCAGGATGACCTGCATGTCATGCAGACCCGCCAGCCTGTTATCGATCGGGTGGAGGCGCTCTATGCGCGCACACGGGCCAAGGACTGGTTTGTCACCACGAAACTGCCCATTCTCGACGCCCATGGCGAGGTGATTGGAGTCATGGGCTTTGTCCGCCCCTATCACGGGGGCTCGGGAGGCGGTGAAGATGACGAGCAGCTGCAGAAGGTGGTGGACCACATCCATCTCCACTTTCGGGAGCGCCTCGCCGTGGCGGATCTCGCCCAAATCGCCCACCTCTCCGAGCGCCAGCTCAACCGGCGCTTCCAGAAGACGTATCGCATGAGCACCCAGGAGTTCATCGTGCGCACGCGCATCCAGGCAGCGAGTGATGAACTCCTGGCCACGGAAAGCTCGATTGCGGAGGTCGCGCTGAATCATGGGTTCTACGACCAGAGCGCCTTCACGCGCCAGTTCCGTCAGCACACGGGCGAGACTCCGCGGACCTTCCGCAGCCGCCGCCGGAAGACGCAGAGCAAGCTGCGCACTGTTTGA
- a CDS encoding sensor histidine kinase: protein MRYSWNTSLAAPPSMTFQYRCASRLLTWLVASGMCFAGSGLVAEGEPAESSWLYHSWQTDDGLPNNDVTAVTQAHDGAMLFATQSGLARFDGWRLLEPADLPKTWSSRGIGGVMSSRDGTLWLATSVGLVAHRVGKEPQVVAQELARDGRLNAFFEQADGTIWLSHEKAGVFRLRNGLLANVTSVSRPGNPPVRYSAQMVAQDGRGAIWAAGREILARWQGDTFEWVADLPDAVTLLCKAKEGGLWIVCGRQLLRFTEAEGLKTVATLPIGPPGTRPSAILEDEHERLWIGTFADGLYLREGSSFEKIPLSNYDVWSLCEDHESNLWAGTGGGGVCLVRPRVLETLREENAPTLQTARSLCTDARGDIWVAMQTGQLYTKRSGNWRHLRAPENWPGPLATCVTADTLGNVWIGASENRVVRWDGSKYEIAPLPPAREGQLRIRAIMVARNGEVWIAQAESVTHGEPGMWISLQLPPDAGEIHALAQDMEGRIWVGTLGSRLLLAQGDALLDRTPPGFPGDGGIRTILATDDGCLWVGTGGDGLVRVKEGRCSVLTTANGLRHNVVSQLILDHKGRLWGAGDRGIFLLSLDELNAVADGRAERFHTMAFGASEGAPSLQANSGYAPNTMLAPDNRLWFSSRSSGIVIANPELPGGNKSAPPVAIEEFVANGKTVPDGIPGPAEIGPGIISARFQLSAKSYTARENVVLQHRLSGVDAGWVASGRDRIASYASLDPGSYILRVRAMNNDGVWSKRDATLAFTVTPFFWQRTWFRVVAAIAALSLAALVANTFTSWRVHRQNVLLRQEVAVRRERARIARDVHDQIGASLTEISMLSDLAQADGAASTSYLPRLARTARKAAAEMDEIVWAINPEHDNLASLLDYIGQQAMDLTGAAGVRCRLDFPDEIPTKHLTADFRHHLLLIVREAVNNTIKHASSNEVHIEVIPGDSELRVTVTDNGQGFEPGAVTTGGDGLANMNTRATALRGTLQIRSKPSAGTSIIVRLPWPSDDSPMATTASNHP from the coding sequence ATGAGGTATTCTTGGAATACTTCACTCGCCGCTCCTCCCTCCATGACCTTCCAGTATCGATGTGCCAGCAGGCTCCTCACGTGGCTTGTCGCGTCCGGCATGTGCTTTGCCGGATCAGGTCTGGTCGCAGAGGGAGAGCCCGCGGAGTCTTCCTGGCTCTATCATTCCTGGCAGACGGATGATGGACTGCCCAACAACGATGTGACCGCCGTGACGCAGGCACACGATGGCGCCATGCTCTTCGCCACACAAAGCGGGCTGGCGCGGTTTGATGGCTGGAGGTTGCTGGAACCAGCGGACTTGCCCAAGACATGGAGTTCACGCGGGATCGGGGGCGTGATGTCTTCCCGGGATGGCACCCTGTGGCTTGCCACCAGTGTGGGCCTGGTCGCACATCGCGTGGGAAAAGAGCCCCAAGTGGTCGCTCAAGAGCTGGCTCGTGACGGCCGACTCAATGCGTTCTTTGAGCAAGCGGATGGCACCATCTGGCTGAGCCACGAGAAAGCAGGAGTCTTCCGGCTAAGAAATGGGCTCCTCGCCAATGTCACCAGCGTGAGCCGGCCTGGAAATCCTCCCGTCCGATATAGTGCCCAGATGGTGGCACAGGATGGACGGGGTGCCATTTGGGCAGCAGGACGTGAGATCCTGGCCCGGTGGCAGGGCGACACGTTCGAGTGGGTGGCCGACCTTCCCGACGCAGTCACACTGTTGTGCAAAGCAAAAGAGGGCGGCCTGTGGATCGTTTGCGGCAGGCAATTGTTAAGATTCACCGAGGCGGAAGGGCTGAAGACCGTGGCCACACTGCCCATCGGTCCCCCCGGCACCCGTCCCTCTGCCATTTTGGAAGATGAGCATGAGCGCCTCTGGATAGGGACATTCGCAGACGGCCTCTACCTCAGAGAGGGTAGTTCATTTGAGAAAATCCCGCTGTCCAACTATGACGTGTGGTCGCTCTGTGAAGACCACGAAAGCAATCTCTGGGCTGGCACCGGCGGTGGCGGCGTGTGCCTGGTGCGGCCACGCGTGCTTGAGACGCTCCGCGAGGAAAACGCTCCCACCTTGCAAACCGCGCGCAGTTTGTGCACGGATGCACGTGGCGATATCTGGGTGGCTATGCAAACGGGGCAACTCTACACCAAGCGCTCCGGAAACTGGCGGCACCTGAGGGCTCCTGAGAACTGGCCCGGCCCCCTGGCGACCTGCGTTACGGCGGATACGCTCGGCAATGTCTGGATCGGCGCCAGCGAGAATCGCGTGGTGCGCTGGGACGGTAGCAAGTATGAAATCGCACCTCTCCCTCCCGCGCGCGAAGGCCAGTTGCGCATCAGAGCCATTATGGTAGCACGCAATGGGGAAGTCTGGATCGCCCAGGCGGAGTCAGTCACGCACGGAGAGCCCGGCATGTGGATCTCACTCCAACTCCCACCGGACGCCGGAGAGATTCACGCCCTGGCACAGGATATGGAGGGGCGCATCTGGGTGGGCACCCTGGGCAGCCGTCTTCTGCTGGCGCAGGGTGACGCGCTCCTGGATCGAACGCCGCCCGGATTCCCCGGAGACGGCGGCATCCGTACGATCCTGGCCACCGACGATGGCTGCCTCTGGGTCGGCACTGGAGGTGATGGACTCGTCCGCGTGAAAGAGGGCCGCTGTTCGGTACTCACCACAGCCAACGGTCTGCGGCACAATGTGGTCTCCCAACTGATACTGGACCACAAGGGACGGCTCTGGGGCGCGGGAGATCGCGGCATTTTCCTTCTCTCCCTGGACGAACTCAACGCCGTGGCGGACGGCCGTGCGGAGAGATTTCACACCATGGCGTTTGGCGCCAGCGAGGGTGCCCCGAGTCTGCAGGCAAACAGCGGCTATGCTCCCAACACTATGCTGGCGCCTGACAACCGCTTGTGGTTCTCCTCGCGAAGCAGCGGCATTGTCATCGCCAACCCCGAGCTGCCGGGAGGGAACAAGTCCGCGCCACCAGTTGCAATCGAGGAATTCGTGGCCAACGGTAAAACGGTGCCAGATGGCATCCCAGGCCCAGCCGAGATTGGTCCTGGGATCATCAGTGCGCGCTTCCAGCTCAGCGCAAAAAGCTACACTGCCCGCGAGAATGTCGTGTTGCAGCACCGGCTTTCCGGAGTGGACGCAGGGTGGGTGGCCAGCGGACGGGATCGCATCGCAAGCTACGCCTCCCTCGATCCCGGCAGCTATATCCTGCGCGTGCGCGCGATGAACAATGACGGCGTATGGAGCAAGCGGGACGCCACACTCGCATTCACCGTCACCCCTTTCTTCTGGCAGCGTACATGGTTTCGCGTGGTGGCCGCAATAGCAGCACTCTCTCTGGCCGCGCTGGTGGCCAATACCTTCACGTCATGGAGGGTACATCGGCAGAACGTTCTTCTAAGGCAGGAGGTGGCGGTGAGAAGAGAGCGGGCCCGCATTGCAAGGGATGTTCACGATCAAATCGGCGCGAGCCTCACGGAGATCTCCATGCTCTCCGATCTGGCCCAGGCAGATGGCGCCGCCTCCACCTCCTACCTGCCACGTCTCGCGCGCACCGCCCGGAAGGCCGCGGCAGAAATGGACGAAATCGTCTGGGCCATTAACCCCGAGCACGACAACCTCGCCAGCCTGTTGGACTACATCGGCCAGCAAGCCATGGATCTGACGGGCGCTGCGGGCGTGCGCTGCCGACTGGACTTCCCCGATGAGATCCCCACAAAGCACCTCACGGCCGACTTCCGGCACCACCTTCTACTTATTGTTCGCGAAGCCGTGAACAACACCATCAAGCACGCCTCTTCGAACGAAGTTCATATCGAGGTCATCCCAGGCGATAGCGAGCTCCGTGTGACTGTCACCGACAATGGACAGGGATTCGAGCCCGGCGCAGTCACCACGGGGGGCGATGGACTCGCCAATATGAATACTCGCGCTACGGCCTTGCGCGGCACATTGCAGATCCGTAGCAAGCCTAGTGCCGGCACTTCGATTATCGTGCGCCTGCCCTGGCCGTCGGATGACTCCCCTATGGCTACTACAGCGTCGAACCACCCATAA